In a single window of the Streptomyces sp. NBC_00094 genome:
- a CDS encoding alpha/beta fold hydrolase has product MATVQVSGVEVAYERVGHGPPLVFVHGAGVDGRMWQPQLAALADEFTVVAWDEPGAGRSSRVPSDFGLADYAGCLAAVIDELRLGPAHVAGLSWGGTVVLELYRCRPELVRTLVLADTYAGWKGSLPPEEVRARVDGVRKMLAAPPERFDPTLPGLFAGDPPAEFVPLLAAMADDVRPDSLGLQLTVMAETDQRDLLPEIAVPTLLVWGELDARSPLGVAHAFQEAIPDAALVVLPGVGHVGNLEDPERFNRAVRGFCRTHP; this is encoded by the coding sequence ATGGCCACGGTGCAGGTGAGCGGAGTCGAGGTCGCCTACGAGCGCGTGGGCCACGGACCGCCCCTGGTGTTCGTGCACGGTGCGGGGGTCGACGGTCGCATGTGGCAGCCGCAGCTCGCGGCCTTGGCCGACGAGTTCACGGTCGTCGCCTGGGACGAACCCGGCGCGGGCCGCTCCTCGCGGGTGCCCTCCGATTTCGGCCTCGCGGACTACGCCGGGTGCCTTGCGGCGGTGATCGACGAGCTGCGGCTCGGCCCCGCCCACGTCGCAGGACTCTCCTGGGGCGGAACCGTCGTACTCGAGCTCTACCGCTGTCGTCCGGAGCTGGTCAGGACACTCGTCCTGGCGGACACGTACGCCGGATGGAAGGGCTCGCTGCCGCCGGAGGAGGTACGGGCCCGCGTCGACGGCGTGAGGAAGATGCTCGCGGCTCCGCCGGAGCGGTTCGACCCGACCCTGCCGGGGCTGTTCGCCGGTGACCCGCCCGCCGAGTTCGTCCCGCTGCTGGCCGCGATGGCGGACGACGTGCGTCCGGACAGCCTCGGGTTGCAGCTCACCGTCATGGCGGAGACCGACCAGCGCGACCTCCTGCCCGAGATCGCGGTTCCCACCCTGCTCGTCTGGGGCGAACTCGACGCGCGGTCACCCCTGGGTGTCGCCCACGCCTTCCAGGAGGCGATCCCGGACGCCGCGCTCGTCGTGCTCCCCGGCGTCGGCCATGTCGGCAACCTCGAGGACCCGGAGCGCTTCAACCGGGCTGTCCGGGGGTTCTGCCGTACGCATCCGTGA
- a CDS encoding endonuclease I family protein, which yields MSVAQTGRWKAWIAAISAVLVGLTLPTVTATPASATTTAYDSTYYKNAIGKTGTSLKSSLHTIISSQSKISYDAVWNALKVTDQDPNNTNNVVLLYSGVSRSKSLNGGDVGDWNREHVWAQSHGSFGTSAGPGTDLHHLRACDVQVNSTRGNKDWDTGGSAVSGAAGSYTDSNSFEPRNADKGDVARMILYMAVRYEGDDAWADLEPNESTSNGSVPYHGRLAILKQWNEQDPPSAFEERRNDIIFGTYQGNRNPFIDHPEWVEAIW from the coding sequence ATGTCCGTTGCGCAGACAGGCAGATGGAAGGCGTGGATCGCGGCGATATCCGCCGTCCTCGTCGGCCTCACCCTTCCGACGGTCACCGCGACTCCCGCGAGCGCCACGACCACCGCCTACGACAGCACGTACTACAAAAACGCGATCGGCAAGACCGGCACGAGCCTCAAGTCCTCGCTGCACACGATCATCAGCAGCCAGTCCAAGATCTCGTACGACGCGGTCTGGAACGCGCTGAAGGTCACCGACCAGGATCCCAACAACACGAACAACGTCGTCCTGCTGTACAGCGGCGTCTCGCGCAGCAAGTCCCTCAACGGCGGCGACGTCGGCGACTGGAACCGCGAGCACGTGTGGGCGCAGTCCCACGGCAGCTTCGGCACCTCGGCGGGTCCGGGTACGGACCTGCACCACCTGCGGGCGTGCGACGTGCAGGTCAACAGCACCCGCGGGAACAAGGACTGGGACACCGGCGGCAGCGCGGTCAGCGGCGCGGCCGGCAGCTACACGGACTCCAACTCCTTCGAGCCGCGCAACGCCGACAAGGGTGACGTGGCCCGCATGATCCTGTACATGGCCGTCCGCTACGAGGGCGACGACGCCTGGGCGGACCTGGAGCCCAACGAGTCGACGTCCAACGGCAGCGTCCCGTACCACGGCCGGCTCGCGATCCTGAAGCAGTGGAACGAGCAGGACCCGCCGAGCGCCTTCGAGGAGCGCCGGAACGACATCATCTTCGGCACCTACCAGGGCAACCGCAATCCGTTCATCGACCACCCCGAGTGGGTCGAGGCGATCTGGTAG
- the ectA gene encoding diaminobutyrate acetyltransferase codes for MTTALTTPPTIEDGAELWRIARGSGELDLNSPYSYLLWCRDFADTTSVARDASGRPIGFVTGYVRPDAPETLFVWQIAVEGSHRGSGVAGTLLDALSARVAAEQGVSRVEATVTPGNLASDRLFRSYARRHGAEVTQEVLFPPAAFPAAGHDSEVLYRIGPLAPPAP; via the coding sequence ATGACCACTGCCCTTACGACACCCCCGACGATCGAGGACGGCGCCGAGCTCTGGCGGATCGCCCGCGGCTCGGGGGAACTGGACCTCAACTCTCCCTACAGCTATCTGCTGTGGTGCCGGGACTTCGCCGACACGACCTCCGTCGCCCGTGACGCCTCCGGACGCCCGATCGGTTTCGTCACCGGCTACGTGCGACCCGACGCGCCGGAGACGCTCTTCGTCTGGCAGATCGCCGTCGAGGGTTCGCACCGCGGAAGCGGGGTAGCCGGGACACTGCTCGACGCCCTGTCGGCACGCGTGGCGGCCGAGCAGGGAGTCAGCCGCGTCGAGGCGACCGTCACCCCGGGGAACCTGGCGTCCGACCGGCTGTTCCGGTCCTACGCGCGTCGGCACGGCGCGGAGGTGACCCAGGAGGTCCTCTTCCCGCCGGCCGCCTTCCCCGCGGCGGGACACGACTCGGAGGTGCTCTACCGCATCGGTCCGCTCGCTCCCCCGGCGCCCTGA
- the ectB gene encoding diaminobutyrate--2-oxoglutarate transaminase: MTLTDIAAPSVFETLESEVRSYCRAWPVVFERASGSRLYDEQGRPYLDFFAGAGSLNYGHNNPALKRALLDYLADDGVTHGLDMSTTAKRAFLETFHETVLEPRALPYKVMFPGPTGTNAVEAALKLARKITGRQTVVSFTNAFHGMSLGSLAVTGNAAKRAGAGVPLNHAIRMPFDDYLDGHLPDFLWLERLLGDAGSGLDHPAAVIVETVQGEGGINVARAEWLRELAKLCRRHDMLLIVDDVQMGCGRTGDFFSFEEAGITPDIVTLSKSISGYGLPMALCLFRPELDVWQPGEHNGTFRGNNPAFVTATAALDAYWRDGALREHTLSRADRVERALLDLCTGDGRTGLGVRGRGLVWGLEFTDGERAEAVCRRAFETGLLVETSGPRGEVVKLLPPLTVTDDELDEGLGVLARSVRHTA; the protein is encoded by the coding sequence GTGACCCTGACCGACATCGCCGCCCCCTCCGTCTTCGAGACCCTCGAATCGGAGGTCCGCAGTTACTGCCGCGCCTGGCCCGTCGTCTTCGAACGGGCCAGCGGCAGCCGGCTGTACGACGAGCAGGGGCGGCCGTACCTCGACTTCTTCGCCGGCGCGGGCTCACTGAACTACGGCCACAACAACCCCGCGCTCAAGCGGGCGCTCCTCGACTACCTCGCCGACGACGGCGTCACCCACGGCCTCGACATGTCGACGACGGCCAAACGCGCCTTCCTCGAGACCTTCCACGAGACGGTCCTGGAGCCCCGCGCCCTGCCCTACAAGGTGATGTTCCCCGGGCCCACGGGCACCAACGCCGTGGAGGCCGCCCTGAAGCTCGCCCGGAAGATCACCGGGCGGCAGACGGTCGTCTCCTTCACCAACGCCTTCCACGGCATGTCGCTCGGCTCGCTCGCGGTGACCGGCAACGCCGCGAAGCGCGCCGGCGCGGGCGTCCCGCTGAACCACGCCATCCGCATGCCCTTCGACGACTACCTCGACGGACACCTCCCCGACTTCCTCTGGCTCGAGAGGCTCCTGGGCGACGCCGGCTCCGGTCTCGACCACCCCGCGGCCGTGATCGTCGAGACCGTCCAGGGAGAAGGCGGCATCAACGTCGCACGGGCCGAGTGGCTGCGCGAGCTCGCGAAGCTCTGCCGCCGGCACGACATGCTCCTCATCGTGGACGACGTCCAGATGGGCTGCGGACGCACCGGTGACTTCTTCTCCTTCGAGGAGGCGGGCATCACGCCCGACATCGTCACCCTGTCCAAGTCCATCAGCGGCTACGGCCTGCCCATGGCCCTCTGCCTCTTCCGGCCCGAGCTGGACGTGTGGCAGCCCGGCGAGCACAACGGGACCTTCCGCGGCAACAACCCCGCCTTCGTCACCGCCACGGCCGCCCTCGACGCCTACTGGCGGGACGGCGCCCTGCGCGAGCACACCCTGAGCCGGGCGGACCGCGTGGAGCGCGCCCTCCTCGACCTGTGCACGGGCGACGGGCGAACGGGCCTGGGGGTCCGCGGCCGCGGACTGGTGTGGGGCCTGGAGTTCACCGACGGGGAGCGCGCCGAGGCCGTGTGCCGGCGCGCCTTCGAGACCGGCCTCCTCGTGGAGACCTCGGGGCCGCGCGGCGAGGTAGTGAAGCTGCTGCCGCCCCTGACCGTGACGGACGACGAACTCGACGAAGGCCTCGGTGTCCTGGCCCGTTCCGTCCGCCACACCGCCTGA
- a CDS encoding ectoine synthase has product MIVRSFDELENTERHVRAASGTWESKRIVLARERVGFSLHETVLYAGTETSMWYAHHVEAVVCTAGEAELTDLETGRTYTIVPGTMYLLDGHERHILKVRRDFRCLCVFNPPVTGREDHDANGVYPLLTEPDGAVGDGA; this is encoded by the coding sequence ATGATCGTCCGTTCCTTCGACGAGCTGGAGAACACCGAGCGGCACGTGAGGGCCGCGTCGGGCACCTGGGAGAGCAAGCGCATCGTCCTGGCCCGCGAACGGGTCGGCTTCTCCCTCCACGAGACGGTGCTGTACGCCGGCACCGAGACGTCCATGTGGTACGCGCACCACGTCGAGGCCGTCGTCTGCACGGCCGGCGAGGCCGAGCTCACGGACCTCGAGACGGGGCGCACGTACACGATCGTGCCCGGAACGATGTACCTGCTCGACGGACACGAACGCCACATCCTCAAGGTCAGGCGGGACTTCCGCTGCCTGTGCGTCTTCAACCCGCCCGTCACGGGTCGTGAGGACCACGACGCGAACGGCGTCTACCCCCTGCTCACCGAACCCGACGGGGCCGTCGGGGACGGCGCCTGA
- the thpD gene encoding ectoine hydroxylase has translation MPSAPTRPVDLYPTRGPKEELIGRKDPVVWSEPGTAGPFWARELEEYDRDGFVTVDEIVTPDEVDELRTELERLVSDPAVRADERAIVEPRSQEIRSVFEVHRISEVFGRLAEDPRVVGRARQILGSDVYVHQSRVNVKPGFGASGFSWHSDFETWHAEDGLPRMRTVSVSIALTPNHTTNGSLMIMPGSHRTFLGCAGATPQDNYKKSLRMQDAGTPSHEALTTFADACGIRHFTGPAGSATWFDCNALHGSGDNITPYPRSNVFLVFNSVENQPEAPFAAPARRPSFIAAPAWDRS, from the coding sequence ATGCCCTCCGCACCCACCCGACCCGTCGATCTCTACCCCACCCGTGGCCCCAAGGAGGAGCTCATCGGCCGCAAGGACCCCGTCGTGTGGTCCGAGCCCGGCACGGCGGGCCCCTTCTGGGCCCGTGAACTGGAGGAGTACGACCGCGACGGCTTCGTCACGGTGGACGAGATCGTCACCCCGGACGAGGTCGACGAGCTTCGGACGGAGCTGGAGCGGCTCGTCTCCGACCCCGCCGTACGGGCGGACGAACGCGCGATCGTCGAGCCGCGCTCCCAGGAGATCCGGTCCGTCTTCGAAGTGCACCGGATCAGCGAGGTCTTCGGCCGGCTGGCCGAGGATCCGCGGGTCGTCGGGCGCGCCCGCCAGATCCTCGGCTCCGACGTCTACGTCCACCAGTCGCGGGTCAACGTCAAGCCCGGCTTCGGCGCCAGCGGATTCTCCTGGCACTCCGACTTCGAGACCTGGCACGCGGAGGACGGCCTGCCGAGGATGCGGACCGTGTCGGTCTCGATCGCGCTCACCCCGAACCACACCACCAACGGCAGTCTGATGATCATGCCGGGTTCGCATCGCACGTTCCTGGGCTGCGCCGGGGCGACGCCCCAGGACAACTACAAGAAGTCGCTCCGGATGCAGGACGCCGGAACACCGTCCCACGAGGCGCTGACCACCTTCGCCGACGCCTGCGGCATCCGCCACTTCACCGGTCCGGCGGGTTCGGCGACCTGGTTCGACTGCAACGCCCTGCACGGCTCGGGCGACAACATCACCCCGTACCCCCGGAGCAATGTGTTCCTCGTCTTCAACAGCGTCGAGAACCAGCCGGAGGCTCCCTTCGCCGCCCCCGCCCGACGGCCCTCCTTCATCGCCGCGCCGGCCTGGGACCGGTCATGA
- the ehuB gene encoding ectoine/hydroxyectoine ABC transporter substrate-binding protein EhuB yields MTGPAPLDRRRFLGRTALLGGLALTPGLLAACTRTQVGTGAPEDDGALLARLRKQGFVRVGFAGEAPYGFQDGAELAGEAPTLHREIFTALGVRELRPTLTEFGALIPGLLADRFDVVSAGMSITPERCAKVIFSEPEFVSPTALMVRRGNPKGLTDLGSCAEKGVTVGVLSAAVEASYAKAAGVPEGSVKTLAKQQDGLDALLAGRIDAFALTAISLRWLARTNQGAAVEVAEPFVPVVDGVRRLGAGGAVFRPGAKGLRDAFDVELRKITGAPDRFVELIGRYGFTTREVPPRSLRTADLCVG; encoded by the coding sequence ATGACCGGTCCCGCGCCCCTCGACCGCCGTCGCTTCCTCGGCAGAACGGCGCTCCTGGGCGGACTCGCCCTGACGCCCGGGCTGCTCGCGGCCTGCACCCGCACCCAGGTGGGGACGGGGGCGCCCGAGGACGACGGCGCGCTCCTGGCGCGCCTGCGGAAGCAGGGCTTCGTACGGGTCGGATTCGCCGGTGAGGCGCCGTACGGCTTCCAGGACGGCGCCGAGCTCGCCGGTGAGGCCCCGACGCTGCACCGCGAGATCTTCACGGCCCTCGGCGTGCGCGAACTGCGCCCGACGCTCACCGAGTTCGGGGCGCTGATCCCCGGGCTCCTCGCCGACCGGTTCGACGTGGTGAGCGCGGGCATGTCGATCACGCCCGAGCGCTGCGCCAAGGTGATCTTCTCCGAGCCGGAGTTCGTCTCGCCCACCGCCCTGATGGTCCGCAGGGGCAATCCGAAGGGGCTGACGGACCTCGGGTCCTGTGCGGAGAAGGGCGTCACGGTCGGTGTGCTGTCCGCCGCGGTGGAGGCGTCCTACGCCAAGGCGGCGGGTGTCCCCGAAGGGTCGGTGAAAACGCTGGCCAAACAGCAGGACGGTCTCGACGCCCTCCTGGCCGGCCGGATCGACGCCTTCGCGCTGACCGCCATCTCCCTGCGCTGGCTGGCGCGGACGAACCAGGGCGCCGCGGTGGAGGTGGCCGAGCCGTTCGTCCCGGTGGTCGACGGCGTACGGCGGCTCGGCGCGGGTGGAGCCGTGTTCCGGCCGGGTGCGAAGGGGCTGCGAGACGCCTTCGACGTCGAGCTCCGGAAGATCACCGGCGCTCCGGACCGGTTCGTGGAGCTGATCGGGCGCTACGGCTTCACCACGCGCGAGGTGCCTCCCCGTTCCCTGCGGACCGCCGACCTGTGCGTTGGTTGA
- the ehuC gene encoding ectoine/hydroxyectoine ABC transporter permease subunit EhuC, which produces MPEFRRAVPRLADGLLVTVEATVLGAALALVLAYALGLLSRSARLPVRGAARLVVEFFRGTSLYVQLFWLFFALPMLGFRLEPLACAVLALGLNFGAYGSEVVRGAVAAVPRAQTEAAIALSLGPALRLRRVVLPQAHALMVAPFKNLLVQLLKATPLMSLVTVPDLTFQIDQLRSATGSTAASYLLLLGLYFGMAVVLSLLMNTLERAAKARLGQEGGV; this is translated from the coding sequence CTGCCCGAGTTCCGGCGCGCGGTGCCCCGGCTCGCCGACGGACTCCTGGTCACGGTGGAGGCCACGGTGCTCGGCGCCGCGCTCGCCCTGGTCCTCGCGTACGCGCTGGGCCTGCTGTCCCGGTCGGCGCGGCTGCCGGTGCGCGGAGCGGCGCGGCTCGTCGTGGAGTTCTTCCGGGGGACCTCGCTGTACGTACAGCTCTTCTGGTTGTTCTTCGCGTTGCCGATGCTCGGTTTCCGGCTGGAGCCGCTGGCCTGCGCCGTGCTCGCGCTGGGGCTCAACTTCGGGGCGTACGGCTCCGAGGTGGTGCGGGGCGCCGTGGCCGCGGTGCCCCGGGCCCAGACCGAGGCGGCGATCGCGCTGTCCCTGGGGCCCGCGCTGCGCCTGCGGCGGGTGGTGCTGCCGCAGGCGCACGCCCTGATGGTCGCGCCGTTCAAGAACCTGCTCGTCCAGCTACTGAAGGCGACGCCGTTGATGTCCCTGGTCACGGTTCCCGATCTCACCTTCCAGATCGACCAGTTGCGCTCCGCGACGGGCTCGACGGCCGCCTCGTATCTGCTGCTCCTGGGGCTCTACTTCGGCATGGCCGTCGTCCTGAGCCTCCTCATGAACACCCTGGAGCGGGCCGCGAAGGCCCGTCTCGGGCAGGAAGGAGGCGTGTGA
- the ehuD gene encoding ectoine/hydroxyectoine ABC transporter permease subunit EhuD → MWDGEAARAALPTVLEGFGVTLVATVPAFALAAALGLALAFVQRAGPPWLALPVRGAAGFVRSTPLLVQLFAAWVLIPGLDAPTLGVLVLGVHYATYLSEVYRAGIDAVPKGQWEACTALSLPRRRVWRAVVLPQAVRNVLPPLGNYAVSMLKETPLLSVITVHEMVHEANAFGSTHFAYLESFTLAAAVFLLASWPTSVLIRRLEARLAH, encoded by the coding sequence ATGTGGGACGGGGAGGCCGCCCGGGCCGCTCTGCCGACCGTTCTCGAGGGGTTCGGCGTCACCCTGGTCGCGACCGTGCCGGCCTTCGCCCTCGCGGCCGCCCTGGGTCTGGCACTCGCCTTCGTCCAGCGCGCGGGTCCACCGTGGCTGGCCCTGCCGGTGCGCGGGGCGGCCGGCTTCGTCCGCTCGACTCCGCTCCTGGTGCAGTTGTTCGCGGCCTGGGTGCTGATCCCGGGGCTCGACGCGCCGACGCTGGGCGTCCTGGTCCTCGGCGTGCACTACGCCACGTACCTCTCCGAGGTGTACCGGGCGGGCATCGACGCCGTACCGAAGGGGCAGTGGGAGGCCTGTACGGCCCTGTCGCTGCCGCGCCGGCGGGTGTGGCGGGCGGTGGTCCTGCCACAGGCCGTCCGCAACGTGCTGCCGCCGCTGGGCAACTACGCGGTCTCCATGCTCAAGGAGACTCCGCTGCTGTCGGTGATCACCGTGCACGAGATGGTCCACGAGGCGAACGCGTTCGGCAGCACCCACTTCGCCTATCTGGAGAGCTTCACCCTGGCCGCCGCGGTGTTCCTGCTCGCGAGCTGGCCGACGTCCGTGCTGATACGACGACTGGAGGCACGCCTTGCCCACTGA
- the ehuA gene encoding ectoine/hydroxyectoine ABC transporter ATP-binding protein EhuA, whose amino-acid sequence MPTEDLAVRFDRVTKRYGDHTVLDGLDLEVARGERVTLIGPSGSGKTTILRLLMTLERVTDGVIHVDGLPFSHMPGGSAGKLVPASERHLAARRRRIGMVFQQFNLFPHMSVLENVVESPVHVLGEDREEAGRRARELLDLVGLSDKVDARPTRLSGGQQQRVAIARALAMRPEILLLDEVTSALDPELVAEVLDVLRDIARWTDITLLCVTHEMGFARDVSDRILMFDRGRVVESGPAEALLDAPAEERTRAFLGAVR is encoded by the coding sequence TTGCCCACTGAGGACCTCGCGGTCCGCTTCGACCGGGTCACGAAGCGGTACGGCGACCACACCGTGCTCGACGGCCTCGACCTGGAGGTCGCCCGCGGGGAGCGGGTGACCCTGATCGGCCCGAGCGGCTCCGGGAAGACCACGATCCTCCGGCTGCTCATGACGCTGGAGCGGGTGACGGACGGGGTCATCCACGTGGACGGGCTGCCCTTCTCCCACATGCCGGGCGGATCCGCCGGGAAGCTGGTGCCCGCGAGCGAACGTCATCTCGCCGCGCGACGGCGGAGGATCGGCATGGTCTTCCAGCAGTTCAACCTCTTCCCGCACATGAGTGTCCTCGAGAACGTCGTCGAGTCCCCCGTGCACGTGCTCGGCGAGGACCGGGAGGAGGCCGGCCGCAGGGCCCGGGAGCTGCTCGACCTGGTGGGACTCTCCGACAAGGTCGACGCACGGCCGACCCGGCTCTCCGGCGGCCAGCAGCAGCGCGTGGCCATCGCCCGCGCGCTGGCGATGCGCCCCGAGATCCTGCTCCTGGACGAGGTGACGTCCGCGCTGGACCCGGAGCTGGTCGCGGAGGTGCTCGACGTGCTGCGGGACATCGCCCGGTGGACCGACATCACGCTGCTGTGCGTGACGCACGAGATGGGCTTCGCCCGGGACGTCTCCGACCGGATCCTGATGTTCGACCGTGGCCGCGTCGTCGAGTCGGGCCCGGCCGAGGCCCTCCTGGACGCGCCCGCCGAGGAACGCACCCGCGCGTTTCTCGGCGCGGTCCGGTGA
- a CDS encoding RNA polymerase sigma factor SigF, with product MTTCVTNGACEDLPVLDAPHEIPPRDARALSKVFFRELAAREEGTAGHQYVRNTLIEMNMSLVVYAAGRFRARGEEREDILQVGMVGLIKAIDRFDLSREVEFATFAVPYIVGEIKRFFRDTTWAVHVPRRLQEARLELAKATDELSARLGRAPRTAELAPVMELSEDEVVEAQVAANGYTSTSLDATIPGGDSEDDDAALADRMGQEDPALELFEEFHTLAPLVEALDPRDRLLLHLRFVEELTQTQIGERLGVSQMHVSRLLARSLNRLREGMVEPGTDG from the coding sequence ATGACGACGTGCGTGACGAACGGCGCGTGTGAGGACCTGCCCGTGCTCGACGCGCCGCACGAGATCCCACCCCGGGACGCGCGTGCGCTGTCGAAGGTGTTCTTCCGGGAACTGGCGGCGCGGGAGGAGGGGACGGCGGGGCACCAGTACGTCCGGAACACCCTGATCGAGATGAACATGTCGCTGGTGGTGTACGCGGCGGGTCGGTTCCGTGCGCGGGGCGAGGAGAGGGAGGACATCCTCCAGGTCGGCATGGTCGGTCTGATCAAGGCCATCGACCGCTTCGACCTCTCGCGCGAGGTGGAGTTCGCCACCTTCGCCGTGCCGTACATCGTGGGCGAGATCAAGCGGTTCTTCCGAGACACCACCTGGGCGGTGCACGTTCCGCGCCGGCTCCAGGAGGCACGGCTGGAGCTGGCGAAGGCGACCGACGAACTGAGCGCGCGGCTCGGCCGGGCCCCTCGGACCGCCGAACTCGCGCCGGTCATGGAGCTGTCCGAGGACGAGGTCGTCGAGGCCCAGGTCGCCGCCAACGGCTACACCTCGACGTCCCTGGACGCCACGATCCCCGGCGGTGACAGCGAGGACGACGACGCCGCCCTGGCCGATCGCATGGGTCAGGAGGACCCTGCGCTCGAACTGTTCGAGGAATTCCACACCCTGGCCCCGCTGGTGGAGGCCCTCGACCCGCGCGACCGCCTGCTGCTGCACCTCCGTTTCGTCGAGGAGCTGACCCAGACGCAGATCGGTGAGCGGCTTGGCGTCTCCCAGATGCACGTCTCCCGGCTCCTGGCCCGGAGCCTGAACCGGCTGCGGGAAGGGATGGTCGAGCCGGGAACCGACGGCTGA
- a CDS encoding ATP-binding protein — protein sequence MKTRNDQRSRAPGTDPHGAGNRGSSPVRTPAEARHVVRHTLVALGPLRPSQIDDLLLVTSELVTNAHRHGGGVTGFGLKVGHDRVTVSVSDASRNLPLHELRKELRPGGFGWPIVLRLCREVTVDTHPDGKTIHAVVTFDR from the coding sequence ATGAAGACCCGGAACGACCAGAGGTCCCGGGCACCCGGGACTGACCCGCACGGCGCCGGGAACCGCGGATCGTCCCCGGTCCGGACACCGGCCGAGGCGCGGCATGTCGTCCGCCACACGCTCGTGGCCCTCGGCCCCCTGCGGCCGTCCCAGATCGACGACCTGCTCCTCGTCACCTCGGAACTGGTCACGAACGCGCACCGTCACGGGGGCGGCGTCACCGGTTTCGGACTGAAGGTCGGGCACGACCGGGTGACCGTGTCCGTGTCCGACGCCAGTAGGAACCTCCCGCTCCACGAGCTCCGCAAGGAGCTGCGTCCCGGCGGCTTCGGCTGGCCGATCGTGCTGCGGCTCTGCCGTGAGGTGACCGTGGACACCCATCCGGACGGCAAGACCATCCACGCGGTGGTGACGTTCGACCGCTGA
- a CDS encoding flavodoxin family protein, with protein sequence MTDTAASYRGLRALVINCTLKRSPERSHTQGLIDISSGIMERQGVEVEVLRAVDIDIATGVWPDMTEHGWETDEWPVIYSKVMAADILTLAGPVWLGDNSSVMKKVIERLYACSSILNEQGQYAYYGRVGGCLITGNEDGAKHCAMNVLYSLQHLGYVIPPQADAGWVGAAGPGPSYLDPGSGGPENDFTNRNTTFMTWNQLHLARMLKDAGGIPAHGNQRSEWDAGCRFDFENPEHR encoded by the coding sequence ATGACCGACACCGCCGCGTCCTACCGTGGTCTCCGCGCCCTGGTGATCAATTGCACGCTCAAGCGTTCGCCGGAGCGCAGCCACACTCAGGGCCTGATCGACATCAGTAGCGGAATCATGGAGCGCCAGGGCGTCGAGGTCGAGGTGCTGCGAGCGGTGGACATCGACATCGCGACCGGTGTGTGGCCCGACATGACGGAGCACGGCTGGGAGACCGACGAGTGGCCCGTCATCTACTCGAAGGTCATGGCCGCGGACATCCTCACCTTGGCTGGACCTGTATGGCTGGGAGACAACTCCTCGGTCATGAAGAAGGTGATCGAGCGTCTGTACGCCTGCTCGTCGATCCTCAACGAGCAGGGCCAGTACGCCTACTACGGTCGTGTGGGCGGCTGCCTGATCACCGGCAACGAGGACGGCGCCAAGCACTGTGCGATGAACGTCCTCTACAGCCTCCAGCACCTCGGATACGTCATTCCGCCGCAGGCGGACGCGGGCTGGGTCGGCGCGGCCGGCCCGGGCCCGTCGTACCTCGACCCCGGCTCCGGCGGGCCGGAGAACGACTTCACGAACCGCAACACGACCTTCATGACCTGGAACCAGCTCCACCTGGCGAGGATGCTCAAGGACGCCGGGGGCATCCCCGCCCACGGAAACCAGCGCTCCGAGTGGGACGCCGGCTGCCGGTTCGACTTCGAGAACCCCGAGCACCGTTGA